The nucleotide window AGAATAGTGAAGAAATGTGCAGCAGCACATGTTGACATTGAATTAAATAGTAAAGAAGCAAACCACACTACTGAAAAATTATAAATCGAAAAAAGTCATCGTGGCTCAATCTGTGAAATAATCACTACCACTGCAAGTCATTAAGTTTTTTCTAGGTAGAAGGCTTAAAGCATATGGTGCAAACCCATTAATGATTTGGAAGAATACCCTATGCATCTGGGGAGTGGAATTATCTTATCTGAAATGACAGAATTTCTCCAGTTACTCAGGGGGTTATGAGGAATTTCTCCAGTTACTCAGGGTGTTATGAGGAATTTCTCCAGTTACTCAGGGGGTTTATGACGGGGTGTCCTCCTCCTGATAGAAAACATATTAAACATTGAAACGGAATCATTTTGTGGCCGTTTGAAGTGATGTAATCTcagagttttcatgaaaattcaaaagtataTCAGAAACAGAATCGTTTGCGATGATTACCTTGTCAACAGAGAAAAGTACATATCCCAATATGAACAATGTCTATATGAACACATCAACTTAAAGACAAAACATTTTCAGCATTCTATGTTgatgcaaagaaatcaaaatgcagattctgcaaatgTATAGCCAACATAAGTTCTTGGGTTTTCTAATGTTTCAAAAGTTAATGTGATGTACAAGTTCAAATTCACGGTATACCTGTTAATTTTGGAATGCAGCTCCTATTTGGATATTAACGGGTATACACTGCaacttgatttgaacaaataaaTCATTAATAAGCATATTAAAACGTTTTAGTAGGCAAATTCTTGAGCCTTTTCAGCTTGCATCACAAATGTTGTGCTAAAAGTTGTTggaaatttaaaaatgaaggtCTAGAAACATCTAATTTTGGCGATGGGTGCGGGAGCCCCACTCGTATTTACTTTTGTTGACAACGACTAAAATTTACATCAGATATCAAGAGTAGACAAGATGGATAAGCTAAATTGAGTATTCTAGGTGTTTTCAGTAGCAAGGATGAGAAACAGCAGCAGAAATATAATTTACCTGGTGTGTGAAATTAAAAAAGGATACTTGTTAAACAACAGCAAGATATGAGTTAAAGTTATAATCACAATTTGGTattcatgaaatgaaatcagatgttatgaaaatgttttgaccaaaggGTGGGccgaaaatgaaagatattctGAATATGGAGAGAACCGAAATGAAAGATGTTATGAAAATGGAGTGCCGAAAAATGAAAGATGTTACAAAATGAAGCGCCCGAAGAGACCACCAAAAACGAAAGCAATGGCTGAAAGTACATGTCGGTGCTTATTTTTGATTAATGTCTGCTTACAAgctttgtttattttctctgCCATCCTTGGCcagattttttttgtcagagggAGCctctttcaattcttttttttcaaaattcttccaagccccccccccctccgatATCAAATGGCTTACCCCCTAGAAGATTATGGCTCTTCAGTTAGGATTGATATCACAGTCGCTTATAGTTCTAAACACAGCGAAGGCCCGTGCAAGCAAATCTTTCTGATGCTTTACAGGACCTTCGCCGTGTATAGAACCGCAAGTAAAATCCAGAGGATTGTTCGATGTCAGAGTGTGGCGCCCTCTGTCGGCAATGTATTTGGATTGTGTGCTACTGGTTTGATCGATGAGTGGCCGAGTGGGCCGGGGTGTGGGTGGGACAATATGAAAGGTTACAGTAAATTTATTCTGTGCTATGTCGTATGAATACGCTAAATTCGTTATATTATTTGAGCAACCAGTTTTTCACTCtgaaatcaaacaatgacaactgaaatgcgtgcaaatttcattatttcatagCTGTTTATATCAGAGTTTATATTAATCTTGGACAAAATTTCGATCTTGAATGTGCTTTCTCAGCACTAAGTGGCCGCAATGTACCACGGATTAGTGCGGTATGATTCATTATTCAGCCAAAcattttttcaccctgaaatcAAAGGGGAAGCGTGGGCAGAGTTCATTATTCAGTCAATTCACATTATCATAaaacttgtaccaaaatttcaatattttaaggTCTAATTCTTTACTATCTCTTAACAATATGTGCAGATAACTCGTTCTGTTATACATCTACCTGCATACCTATCAATTGTATCTCTGCTGATAAGTTGTAACATGATGCATTCAAGTGGCCAAACGAAACGATTTTGGAATTCTCGGAAACAGGATTGAATATACATTTGACATTTCGGTGTTTTATTATTACTTTTTGCAGACTGATGACCGTTTTCCAGGTTTTTTTGTTGATTGGTTTGCGTTTTGAAGAAGAATTGGTGTAAACTGTCAGGTTTGCAGAAAATACTGTAGTGTGGATCTTTCCCCCACAAATCGTTTGCCTTTGCCATGACCGATACCAAAATGATTTATACTGTTGGTGTTGTATGTAcatttgatttcaacattttaatttcaacGCTATTGCAGTTTTCTatgaccattttcaaaatttgaacgcTTTGTTGCATGTTGGCGtctattttttcattgtatGCCCTCAACTTATTTCTGCACTCGGGATAGTAAAGCAAGTTGTACAACCGCCAGATTCCAGCCAGATTCAAATGTCGTTGAGAAGCGCCCCCAGCGGCGAAACAGAGATACCTTCATTAACTAAGTCGAAAATAATGTTCGATCAATCACAAGTCCAATCGATCCTCAATTGCATTTCAATCATGCTGATAAAAGAAATAGACTTTTTATTAAAAAACTCATCCTTTATTACAATAAGATTGCTTTCAGCATAAACCATTTGAGTTGTTTAATTTAAAAgataataaatattttacagacaAAACCTGAACCATGGAATCTTTTGTCGACTTATTTACATCACCATTATTTCATTGATTCCTTTGTTTACTTGAAAGTAAATGTGTTTCGATTCTGACAGCACCTTATTTCTAATTCTACGGGATAAGCAATTTATCCGACATTTTATTGTGATGACATGGTTGTAAAAGCACACAGTTTGTTGCAAAAACATCTTCGGATTTTTGCATATATCTATTGCTGCCCGTCGACGTCGTTAGGCCGACACAGTACTACTTAAAATCAGTGGAAGTAAACACAATACAGCGTTGCGTACACAACTGTATATACTTTCCACACTAAATTTTATGAAGACACACTCAACACGCAGACGTGAACAACTGATTACTGAGGGCGCTAGCACCATTGCGGCCCCTTGTCTCTTTCAAATTAAAGTCCGTCTTCACTTTCAAGTTGAAGTTTGACACCAGAGGAAGGATTTTCACTGTCCTTTCCGTCGGTTTCATACATTCTTGAGCCCCGTCTGCAAGAAGGCAGTAAAAGTGACATGTTACAGATGGTTCAACTATTCTGCGCCACAAGAGAGTCGTTTAGGATAATTCTATACACAACTTCGGGCTTCCACTACAAATTTTGCGACTATGCTGGATGGCAAAATTTCCCATACAAACGATAGTATCACACCTAAAGTTGCATTGCAACCATGCGACCCGGACTACTAAACTACCTACAAACTAAAATCTAAACATTCAGAATACGTTGTCTATCCAGATCAAATAATTACATGCTTCACCTGACGTAATTATAACCCCGCATCCACAGCAGTATTTTCATGGATGATTAGATTTATCTGATACAAATACATATACGTCAACAATATCGAATGGTATGTTGTTTGGgaagattttgttttttttttaccttttcaAGGCGTCGCCTTCTTCCATCGTCTCGGGCAACTTCTTGCTCACTGTTTTGGGCAGAAGCAGAGCTAGCCCCGCCGAAGCTAACGACAACAGACTGAAAACAAGGAAGGGCAGTGGTCTCCATATGTCGCTGAGCTGGAGGATGGACGGGCACACAACCGCTCCAAGACAGGAAAACGCAAACGACAAACCAAAGCCGACACTCCTGTAGATAGAAAAGTGGCGGGAAATGGTCATGTAAAATTTCTAGTCTGAACTTCTTTAAATCATTCAACAAGAGCTTATATGGGGAAATCTATACTCTGCAGGTTATCCTTGAACTTGGAAGAAACATGAAATGGACAAATACttgttcaaattaaaaaacaacCTAGAAACAATAGTTTTTGAGACACATAAAACCAGTTAGAAAAACAAATCTCGAGAGAAAACGTAGTACTGAACACGGTCTGGACAGTGTCATAGACCGGATACATAGATTTTAAGGCGGACTCGGAGACGTTCCAAGACGGTTAGTCATGCCCTTGACCTGAGATTAAATACGCTGACTGTAATGTATAAACTGTCACCGACGAAGCACAACCATCGAATGAACAATGACCCATTAGTGTGATACATTGACCCAGTTCTTGGGTTCATTGATTCATCATCCTCTGACCGAACTCGGCGAATAGATAGTCTTCGGCCCCACTGTCTATGCTTGGGTATGACCTGGTCGATAGCCTAGTTAGTCTTGTTATTTTCTCGGCATGCAGTCGAGGCAATATTCCTGCCACTACACAGACATTTGAGTTCTCCTTTTGAGATCACAGAACGTATGAAAATTTAAACTTCATCTTCAATGAAAGGTATACGTAACGAGAGGCCACGAGGGGGCGCTAAGAATCAGCGATGCCTTACCTGACGGGAGTGGGCAGAAATTCCAACGTAATAATATGTGCAACTGCGTAAGAACATGCAGCAAACAGTTTTCCGATGAAAAGGAACGTCATGGAGACTATAAAATGCCCTGTAAGTGATGGAAACACGCAAGTTATGAATGGAAAAATAATTGGCAAAAACCAAATATTTTCGTGGAGCCTTCCCCTgagtgttaaaggtatactgtcacctgttccaattttgccacagttaccatggaaagagaaaatctaaccaattacagattttaagcggttggccgctttttaaaaacagctccctcaaatgggcattttgaataccaaggaacgcccttttgaccatatatgggcatatttagattacaggtgactgtatacctttaattgtgCACATAACAGAAATTTGTAGTCGAATAGACAAGAAAGAACAAGCATGTAAATAATAGACAAACATATAAATGCATAATTTAGTCGGGCTTTCCTTTATCGACGTAGAAGTGTTACTTACCGACAAACACCGAGGCAATCAGCGACAATCCGGCAAAGGCTGTGTTCAGGGTTAGCATGGTTCGTCTACCGATCACAGTCACCAGGAACCACGTCAGCAAGAACGACGGGATTTCAACAATGGTAGTCACCACCGGGCGTAGGTACGGACTCATCGATAACTCACCAGCTTCAAGGTAGATGCCGAAGTAAGTGCAAGAAATAGAAAACCTAGACAGAAACGAAGAAATGCCGatgaattacattagaaaaatTCCACTCTTAGAATCTGGAAAGTATAGTCTGTCcgcagcaaaaaacaggatggttggacagtctcatatacattacgtttactttttttgtACGTAGcatacaagttttgtagataacactgtagataaaaagagccgactcatttgagtgtctggatagaacacacaagggaattgctaaattacttGTTGAATTGATAGTAGAGActgaagttaattaggacagcactctggccaaacaaaccataatacaaCGTAAACGTACTGATGTCAATCTGTTTTTCTAGACACACaaggataaacagtggagtggagtgttACATGATTGGTATTTCACTCGCTTCTGACATGCTTTGTTCTGCACCTGCCTAGTGAATAGAAGCGTCACAGAGATCGGTGACGAAGGCACTGATAAAACATACAAAAAGGGTACGAGAGTCTGTCGACATTGTGTAGAAAACATGACTTGTTCTTACATTGATATTTCGATGGGTTACTTGTAATTTTGAGACTGGGAATAAGGCAGAGGGACATATCCATAAGACAACTTAAACAATTGGGCTTATTTAGATCGGGATTTGTTAATGAGGAACGGTGTCCAAATATGTGGATAccactttcaaaaattttgacatCGAGTTCCAGTctatttaaaatatatcaaGATCTGAACGGGTTGCAGGCAATGAAACTGTCAGAAAAGGAGAATTACAACTTGGTGTAGAGTGAACTGTCGTGGAATGCGGAAACCACTGGCATTCAAAGAATCGCTACTATggaatgtgaaaaaatcaatcAGTGTAAAATATGAGCGTGATTAGGACCCCTGTTATTGCTAATTAAATATTGACTTACCAAATTATGCAAGCAATGCATACACGACCAAACAGGCGACGTCGCTTGAACAGATCTACAATGGTTCTTTTCTGGTGTGGCTGTGATTTAAAAATATCGAAATTTTTGAtcatttggaaaagaaaatacaGTGAGAGACCTACTAGTAAACATGTAATATGGAAATTTGTGTAGATTCTACCATGGAGAAAGTTTCGTTCCAGGGTTTACGGTTCTATATATAACGTCCGCCCTGTTTAAAGATGTGCTTAGGCTCTTACATAAATTAACGTTTATGGAATCatgatttaaaaatttcaatgtttttgtcaGTGCAAAAAATATGATGAATCTAGAGGGACTTGAACATCAAGCAGACGATGGCAGGTTAATGGTAGGCAGCATGCAGTAGGCGGTCGGTGAAAAATACCATGAGTGTGGTAACGCTAGCCCTTAGAAAGGTGACATCATGACTTGTTGTGAATGGTATGTTATGAAGACACTGGTTACCAGCACTTGCATTTCTGAGAAATAAAATAGAGTTCAACATCGTATGGGTGCAATGGCGTATTAATTGGTGACCTCACAAAGATGTCACCGAGTTTTGCATTTGTAATTACGCACACACCTACCTCATTCATCGAACTCGGGAAacatttcttgtaaaaattTGCTGGCAGTTCAACTTTATTGTGTTCGGCTATTCTGTCAACGAGTGCGTGAGCTTTCATGAACCGACGTCTGTTGATCAGCCATCGGAGGGACTCCGGTACAATCCTGtataaaatagaaaacaatTACAGGTGTTTgaaagagggcgctgtttatcTTCGTGCTTGGGTAATTTTTCTGATGGAAAATCAATTCATTGTGGTATGCTAATCCTAGAGATATTTTCGGACAGTTCTATTTCTGTCTGCGATGACGAAAGTTGTGAAATGGGGTTAAAGGTCACAACAAAGACGAATGACGTACACAGTCTGCCCGAGTGTCGGGGGCCAACAAATCAGTCATGCATTTTGACATGTAGCAGCCAGCCGTTGTTGGATAATAAGTAAATTTATTTGCAAAACGGTCGGTCAGAATGTGTTATGGGTCAGATCAGTCAGTATAAGCTGTGAATAATTAGTAAACAGTAATATATCAACAGTTGGACCAATTCTTTTGTCCACAAATCTAATCAGTCGCGCCAACATCTGAGAAAATCGCACAATTTTGATTTACACGTTTAATAAATCAAATCTgattaaatgaataaataagtcCATGCATCGTGGcatttgatgaaaaaatattgggtctcGAAAGCCGCTATAAGAGGCTTACCAGTAATATGGAAAGTAGACCAACCACGTGATGGAGATTGTAAACAAGAGTCGCTGCCAATTGCTTTTCAGTAACAGAGCTAAAACAGCCACCAACATGTAACCGAAGGCATAGGTACACATTATCATTGTCACTCCCATAGCACGATGGCCTTCCGTGACTATTTCTATTCCTGTGAGAGATGGGCAAAATTGTAAAACAGAGAAACTTGTTAGAGACAATGAATTATGTCACAATAAGAGCATTAAGTAAGTGCCAAATTCCTTTTATGTCGGAAGACTGAGTTCACCGACAACCTTTGGAGAGGGCGCTGAAGACATTCGACATCGGGAGAATTAGGGACATTGGGAAAGTTTGGGGACATTGGGAAAGTTAGGGGACATTGGAAAGTTTGGGGTAGCCCTCAAACATAATGATATTGAAAGTGACGACCTGAAAGTGTATCTTCTGTTGGTgaataagaaatgaataattgtAATGAGAACGTAACATCTTCAATGAAGAATTGGACGAGAATATAGTTCGGCATGTTTACTTCGTACCGGGCAGTGATGCCTTGCCATTTCCGTAGAGAACAATAGGGCAAACCATTGTATGTAAATAGAATGTGTCTGGATCTTTTGTAGCGTTCAGACGAAACACAAATAATTACCAACAAAAATCGTAAAGAAAAACGTTGGACAATGACTTAGCATCAAAACTGAGGTTAATCAATGGTAAAAACTTGGCTATGCCACATTCACTCACCTATTACTATGGAAACGATGTAAACACCACTGTGAAAGAATCCCAGAGTAAGCTGACCCACCATGTAAAATATCACATTCGGAGAAAAGGTCGTGGCAAAGCCAGCCAGGAATGTCAGTATTATCGACGTGAAGAATACATGCTTACGGCCAAATCTGTTGAAGAAAGTAATACTACAAAACATTAACAACATTTATTAGTGGAGATTAGCATTCCTTACTTTTAAATATACGATCCAAGTCTGTGGAAATATCCATAAGTAATTCCACAGAGAAAATTTAACTCACTTAACCATACACCAATGACAGCACTTCATTGATGTCTTGTAATAGTAAGAACTTAAAATTTTTTAATCGGACTTTTCGTCTTGAGATCACGTGAGCTTTGGGCCACCGAATCAAATCACGTGCTCAACGAGTGATACAATGTGTCGCACTAATTCACCGTGTGACTTGATTGCATTTCAGCACGATTACTCTTATCATGGATAGATATTGTCCTATTAATTGCAGTAAGATGGGATTATATTTTAATTTGGTAACACATCATTTTCATTATCTATGGATGTCACATTTTGAGATGGCAGACATTTCCGTTTCCATGCTACACTACAAAACATTAACAACATTTATTAGTGGAGATTAGCATTCCTTACTTTTAAATATACGATCCAAGTCTGTGGAAATATCCATAAGTAATTCCACAGAGAAAATTTAACTCACTTAACCATACACTAATGACAAATTGTTCTACACAGTCAATCCACACTGTTGTGCAAAGTATAATTTATAGTCGATAGCCTATCTAGCCCACAGTTGTCTTGTTATTGATCTAAATACTCATTATTGTGGAGGCTGTTGAAACAACTGTTACTTGATTTGAGCAGCTGTTACATCGaccttgttgttgttttttctgtttgatatCTAACGTTGACTGGGAATTCATATCGATGGGTTACGTACATCATGAGAAATATCGGGCATTTTTGTCGTGACCGCTACTTTTTCCCTTCAATTTTGTTCGCAATATATACAACATAGGTACATCAACCACCCATCTTTACTGCAGTGTCTTGCAGGTTGTAGATGTCAAATTATGGATATCTTTGCCGAACTGAAATCAGTTTTGAATTCAGATTCCGCGCCTATCACTTCAGTAAGGATGTCAAGTCATGCGTAAGGATTTCGATAGAGCTTTAATCAAAAACTGCAGTACTACTAACAACGATCCGAAACACCTTGTTACTGGACACTACTTCAAACAAATAAATCGTGACCCCACGCCATGGTATTGGTAACGCGTGGACAACAGCGTGGAATTTCACTGCTCAGCCCAAGGCTTTGTCATACTTCTAGTGACACCAAAACTAATCTTCATGGGCTGTCACGCGAAGTGTGCGTGAGTTACGTCATAGTAGAAGGTAAAACAATGGGTATTTTCCTTTTACTTCATAATGGGGGTGTATTGTCAAATTGTTGGCAACGAGGTGATTCGATAAAATAGCTGGTATGTGAGTTTGCGCAGCAGAGTTCAGCTTTAAGAGGTCACGTTTTGGACTGCGTGAATCACTATACAGCTATATACATGGGGGTCGAGACGGATTTAGCTTCATGCTACGGTCTTCGGAGCTACCTCTATTGTCCGAGTGACAGACTTACTGTGACTGTAAACTCTCCGGTCGAACAAcccaaatgaaaatgaaactactttcatttaatttaattaacAGCGCCAAATCATTGGTCAAAGCAAGGTCCCTCCACAATGATTGTCTTGTCTTCAACTATTTAGGGGAATAATGGCGTCTTGTGACGTCATCTATAACCTCCACTTTATTTGCAACATGACAGATTATGAATTTTAATGTAGAACGGAATGCAATATCGTGCTTACATATCCGCTAGCTGTCCAAGTACTACAGCACCGATGAGGTTACCGATTGGTATCATGCGTTGAGCCAAGTCGTTCAACCATTCTCGTCCACAAACTAGGGAAAACTAGTAATAGTGGTaaaagggaaaaaaaggaaTAGTAAGTGAAATTGCGTGAAACAATACCATGGATTTCTCAAACGAATGGGAATGTTTGTTTAAATCACCGGTCTCAACCATAAAACGTATCTGATAATGAATTGGTAGCATGGAGCGCTAATAATGCAAATTTCAACCGTACGAATATGTGAACTGTTAGCTattctcttcctacctccatgcataGAGCCATGATTAGCGAACATATATGCAGATTATGAGGAGCAGGTCTGAGTGGTGGATCAAAGTGAACTTTGCTGAACGTAAAAAGGTTCACTCTGTCTCATTAGGGACACTATCGAATGTCACTGGTTAATCCAAAAAGCTCTATCGTGTGACGGAAAGCCATTGTCCCTCTCCTGAAAGCTAAGCCGGCCATACAGCAGCAGGTTGGTAGTGTATTGTAAGGATTTATGGACACCGGACTCGATGAGTGGGgaaagactgacagacagacagacagacagacagaaagaaagacaaaaaagcGGGGAAATAGAAACACAAATTgatgataaataaattaataaataaaaatgttatgat belongs to Ptychodera flava strain L36383 chromosome 17, AS_Pfla_20210202, whole genome shotgun sequence and includes:
- the LOC139115236 gene encoding organic cation transporter protein-like isoform X1 → MEVEEVFTFLGSFGRYQRFIFVLMCLVMIPCAFVRQVNTFLGASTDHYCQVADNQTYEELSPLKLCTIPTRGVHPDAGYTDSGNYTNSVYWEQCVQYDVNISNFTNLTYVPQDCDGDTARDVVSCHSWVFDRSTYDNTVVHEFSLVCGREWLNDLAQRMIPIGNLIGAVVLGQLADIFGRKHVFFTSIILTFLAGFATTFSPNVIFYMVGQLTLGFFHSGVYIVSIVIGIEIVTEGHRAMGVTMIMCTYAFGYMLVAVLALLLKSNWQRLLFTISITWLVYFPYYWIVPESLRWLINRRRFMKAHALVDRIAEHNKVELPANFYKKCFPSSMNEPHQKRTIVDLFKRRRLFGRVCIACIIWFSISCTYFGIYLEAGELSMSPYLRPVVTTIVEIPSFLLTWFLVTVIGRRTMLTLNTAFAGLSLIASVFVGHFIVSMTFLFIGKLFAACSYAVAHIITLEFLPTPVRSVGFGLSFAFSCLGAVVCPSILQLSDIWRPLPFLVFSLLSLASAGLALLLPKTVSKKLPETMEEGDALKRRGSRMYETDGKDSENPSSGVKLQLESEDGL
- the LOC139115236 gene encoding organic cation transporter protein-like isoform X2, with protein sequence MYLKTVTVTLHEMSLAATAGCLIARHTTTLSSMRFGRKHVFFTSIILTFLAGFATTFSPNVIFYMVGQLTLGFFHSGVYIVSIVIGIEIVTEGHRAMGVTMIMCTYAFGYMLVAVLALLLKSNWQRLLFTISITWLVYFPYYWIVPESLRWLINRRRFMKAHALVDRIAEHNKVELPANFYKKCFPSSMNEPHQKRTIVDLFKRRRLFGRVCIACIIWFSISCTYFGIYLEAGELSMSPYLRPVVTTIVEIPSFLLTWFLVTVIGRRTMLTLNTAFAGLSLIASVFVGHFIVSMTFLFIGKLFAACSYAVAHIITLEFLPTPVRSVGFGLSFAFSCLGAVVCPSILQLSDIWRPLPFLVFSLLSLASAGLALLLPKTVSKKLPETMEEGDALKRRGSRMYETDGKDSENPSSGVKLQLESEDGL